The following are encoded in a window of Nomia melanderi isolate GNS246 chromosome 6, iyNomMela1, whole genome shotgun sequence genomic DNA:
- the LOC116426505 gene encoding putative E3 ubiquitin-protein ligase makorin-1 isoform X2, with protein MADNWTQSVVCRYHHSQGARNDGSTTETVISGSVPTFNVACRFFKHGICKFGNQCHFRHTVETADNNSANANLVDSSSSGQHTSNTSNSTTVKNVEESACMTEEWVKAPEFVPSPVAGSSSASEASTTLGTSMSSSLPLSYAQAVNPSGQASSLSVEPLCPYAVATGICKKRNCTYLHGDICELCNRAALHPHNEDLRKKHTNACVKQHEVDMELSFAIQRSREKSCGVCFEIVMEKASGEQRFGILPNCNHCFCLSCIRKWRKAKQFDNKIIRACPECRVTSDFVCPSMYWVDTKEEKEKLIMDYKCALSTKDCKYFNKGRGKCPFGNKCFYLHALPDGTKTDVGPPVRQRRNADVEFDILREFFLWDFVEERDDRWIYDLELADIVTVFSDSEDSDWSGYELSYE; from the exons ATGGCCGACAATTGGACACAGAGCGTTGTTTGCCG GTATCACCATAGCCAAGGAGCTAGAAACGATGGAAGTACCACAGAAACAGTAATATCCGGGTCTGTTCCAACTTTTAATGTTGCTTGTCGCTTTTTTAAGCATGGCATCTGTAAATTTGGAAACCAGTGCCATTTTCGTCACACTGTTGAAACAGCTGATAATAATTCAGCGAATGCAAATTTGGTAGATAGTTCTTCATCTGGGCAACATACTTCAAATACTTCAAATTCAACAACAGTAAAAAATGT TGAAGAAAGTGCCTGTATGACAGAAGAATGGGTGAAAGCACCAGAATTTGTACCTTCGCCTGTTGCTGGTTCTTCTTCGGCAAGTGAGGCTTCTACTACTTTAGGAACATCTATGAGCTCTTCATTGCCATTATCTTATGCACAAGCGGTTAATCCTTCTGGTCAAGCATCCAGTCTATCTGTAGAGCCTCTTTGCCCATATGCAGTAGCAACTGGAATTTGTAAAAAACGTAATTGTACATACTTACATGGGGACATTTGTGAATTATGCAATCGTGCCGCGCTTCATCCACACAATGAAGATCTTCGAAAGAAGCATACGaat gcGTGCGTTAAACAGCATGAAGTAGATATGGAGCTTTCATTTGCAATTCAGCGTAGCAGAGAAAAGTCTTGTGGAGTATGCTTTGAGATAGTAATGGAGAAAGCATCAGGTGAACAAAGATTTGGTATTCTACCAAATTGTAATCATTGCTTTTGTCTAAGTTGTATTAGAAAATGGAGAAAAGCTAAACAGTTTGACAACAAGATCATTAGAGCTTGTCCAGAATGTCGTGTCACTTCTGACTTCGTGTGTCCGAGCATGTACTGGGTAGATAcaaaggaagagaaagagaaattaataatgGACTACAAATGCGCATTAAG CACCAAAGattgcaaatatttcaataaaggaCGTGGCAAATGTCCCTTTGGTAACAAATGCTTTTACCTCCATGCACTTCCCGATGGTACTAAAACAGATGTTGGTCCACCCGTTCGTCAACGACGTAATGCCGATGTAGAATTTGATATCTTACGT gAATTTTTCTTGTGGGACTTCGTTGAAGAGAGAGATGATCGTTGGATATACGATTTGGAACTTGCGGATATTGTTACCGTATTTTCAGATTCGGAGGACTCTGACTGGTCTGGATATGAACTTTCTTATGAGTAG
- the LOC116426905 gene encoding translation initiation factor eIF2 assembly protein isoform X4, whose translation MVCDLKPECSFTSWYPQFHKDSLEARILNVPNDVLEYLEYDAFLLPVEATNEPVESEVWTDSITGEEYSPELPPTFPEFSQRIQDVIDEYGAVFVKSNWSSPSDATWIAPTKTLKCKTLEEVYLLLKGSDRIAKDLNKIKSYTNRGIPLEFCLILKQWRDINPCTEFRCFVVKNELIAISQRDISQYHSYNESEKYNIQTDIKSLFMERIKDKFPLNDYSFDVIRYKKEKVKIVDFGPLDESSIKGTLFTYEELQNQIIDTPEFRFIGEEIGIQPKPPNHFCIPQEISEFFQSNDTTALLDIIQREVENQRNEEEESDSGAIN comes from the exons ATGGTCTGTGATCTGAAACCCGAATGCTCATTTACATCATGGTATCCACAATTTCACAAAGATTCCTTGGAAGCCAGAATTCTTAATGTTCCCAATGACGTACTCGAGTATTTGGAATATGATGCATTTCTTTTACCTGTCGAGGCAACAAACGAGCCTGTAGAAAGTGAAGTATGGACAGATTCAATAACAGGTGAAGAG TATTCGCCTGAACTTCCACCAACATTTCCAGAATTCAGTCAGAGAATTCAAGATGTCATAGATGAATATGGTGCAGTTTTTGTTAAGAGCAATTGGAGTTCACCTTCT gaTGCAACTTGGATTGCACCCACCAAAACTCTTAAGTGCAAAACTCTAGAAGAGGTGTACTTATTACTGAAGGGTTCTGATAGAATTGCGaaggatttaaataaaattaaaagttacaCAAACAGAGGCATTCCTTTGGAGTTTTGTCTTATATTGAAACAATGGAGAGACATTAATCCCTGCACTGAATTTCGATGCTTTGTGGTAAAAAATGAACTCATAG CAATCAGTCAACGAGATATATCACAGTACCACAGCTACAATGAATCAGAAAAATACAACATTCAAACAGATATTAAAAGCTTGTTCATGGAGCGTATCAAAGACAAGTTTCCATTGAATGATT ATTCGTTTGATGTAATTCGCtacaagaaagaaaaagtaaagaTTGTTGACTTTGGTCCTTTGGATGAATCATCGATCAAAGGTACGCTCTTTACGTACGAAGAGTTACAAAACCAGATTATTGACACACCAGAATTTCGATTTATCGGTGAAGAGATCGGTATTCAACCGAAGCCTCCAAACCACTTCTGCATCCCTCAAGAAATAAGTGAATTTTTCCAGTCAAATGATACTACCGcgttattagatattattcaaAGA gaAGTAGAGAATCAGCGGAATGAAGAAGAAGAATCCGATTCTGGcgctataaattaa
- the LOC116426905 gene encoding translation initiation factor eIF2 assembly protein isoform X2 produces the protein MSQAGQASIKDIDTNMVCDLKPECSFTSWYPQFHKDSLEARILNVPNDVLEYLEYDAFLLPVEATNEPVESEVWTDSITGEEYSPELPPTFPEFSQRIQDVIDEYGAVFVKSNWSSPSDATWIAPTKTLKCKTLEEVYLLLKGSDRIAKDLNKIKSYTNRGIPLEFCLILKQWRDINPCTEFRCFVVKNELIAISQRDISQYHSYNESEKYNIQTDIKSLFMERIKDKFPLNDYSFDVIRYKKEKVKIVDFGPLDESSIKGTLFTYEELQNQIIDTPEFRFIGEEIGIQPKPPNHFCIPQEISEFFQSNDTTALLDIIQREVENQRNEEEESDSGAIN, from the exons ATGTCACAAGCTGGGCAAGCCTCGATAAAAGACATCG ACACTAATATGGTCTGTGATCTGAAACCCGAATGCTCATTTACATCATGGTATCCACAATTTCACAAAGATTCCTTGGAAGCCAGAATTCTTAATGTTCCCAATGACGTACTCGAGTATTTGGAATATGATGCATTTCTTTTACCTGTCGAGGCAACAAACGAGCCTGTAGAAAGTGAAGTATGGACAGATTCAATAACAGGTGAAGAG TATTCGCCTGAACTTCCACCAACATTTCCAGAATTCAGTCAGAGAATTCAAGATGTCATAGATGAATATGGTGCAGTTTTTGTTAAGAGCAATTGGAGTTCACCTTCT gaTGCAACTTGGATTGCACCCACCAAAACTCTTAAGTGCAAAACTCTAGAAGAGGTGTACTTATTACTGAAGGGTTCTGATAGAATTGCGaaggatttaaataaaattaaaagttacaCAAACAGAGGCATTCCTTTGGAGTTTTGTCTTATATTGAAACAATGGAGAGACATTAATCCCTGCACTGAATTTCGATGCTTTGTGGTAAAAAATGAACTCATAG CAATCAGTCAACGAGATATATCACAGTACCACAGCTACAATGAATCAGAAAAATACAACATTCAAACAGATATTAAAAGCTTGTTCATGGAGCGTATCAAAGACAAGTTTCCATTGAATGATT ATTCGTTTGATGTAATTCGCtacaagaaagaaaaagtaaagaTTGTTGACTTTGGTCCTTTGGATGAATCATCGATCAAAGGTACGCTCTTTACGTACGAAGAGTTACAAAACCAGATTATTGACACACCAGAATTTCGATTTATCGGTGAAGAGATCGGTATTCAACCGAAGCCTCCAAACCACTTCTGCATCCCTCAAGAAATAAGTGAATTTTTCCAGTCAAATGATACTACCGcgttattagatattattcaaAGA gaAGTAGAGAATCAGCGGAATGAAGAAGAAGAATCCGATTCTGGcgctataaattaa
- the LOC116426905 gene encoding translation initiation factor eIF2 assembly protein isoform X1 produces MFSINEKHDQKNRIVTRIITHVKLPFYILVYCVTQYTNMVCDLKPECSFTSWYPQFHKDSLEARILNVPNDVLEYLEYDAFLLPVEATNEPVESEVWTDSITGEEYSPELPPTFPEFSQRIQDVIDEYGAVFVKSNWSSPSDATWIAPTKTLKCKTLEEVYLLLKGSDRIAKDLNKIKSYTNRGIPLEFCLILKQWRDINPCTEFRCFVVKNELIAISQRDISQYHSYNESEKYNIQTDIKSLFMERIKDKFPLNDYSFDVIRYKKEKVKIVDFGPLDESSIKGTLFTYEELQNQIIDTPEFRFIGEEIGIQPKPPNHFCIPQEISEFFQSNDTTALLDIIQREVENQRNEEEESDSGAIN; encoded by the exons ATGTTCTCAATAAACGAAAAACACGATCAGAAAAATCGAATAGTGACGCGAATCATCACTCACGTAAAGTTGCCATTTTACATTCTAGTGTATTGCGTGACTCAAT ACACTAATATGGTCTGTGATCTGAAACCCGAATGCTCATTTACATCATGGTATCCACAATTTCACAAAGATTCCTTGGAAGCCAGAATTCTTAATGTTCCCAATGACGTACTCGAGTATTTGGAATATGATGCATTTCTTTTACCTGTCGAGGCAACAAACGAGCCTGTAGAAAGTGAAGTATGGACAGATTCAATAACAGGTGAAGAG TATTCGCCTGAACTTCCACCAACATTTCCAGAATTCAGTCAGAGAATTCAAGATGTCATAGATGAATATGGTGCAGTTTTTGTTAAGAGCAATTGGAGTTCACCTTCT gaTGCAACTTGGATTGCACCCACCAAAACTCTTAAGTGCAAAACTCTAGAAGAGGTGTACTTATTACTGAAGGGTTCTGATAGAATTGCGaaggatttaaataaaattaaaagttacaCAAACAGAGGCATTCCTTTGGAGTTTTGTCTTATATTGAAACAATGGAGAGACATTAATCCCTGCACTGAATTTCGATGCTTTGTGGTAAAAAATGAACTCATAG CAATCAGTCAACGAGATATATCACAGTACCACAGCTACAATGAATCAGAAAAATACAACATTCAAACAGATATTAAAAGCTTGTTCATGGAGCGTATCAAAGACAAGTTTCCATTGAATGATT ATTCGTTTGATGTAATTCGCtacaagaaagaaaaagtaaagaTTGTTGACTTTGGTCCTTTGGATGAATCATCGATCAAAGGTACGCTCTTTACGTACGAAGAGTTACAAAACCAGATTATTGACACACCAGAATTTCGATTTATCGGTGAAGAGATCGGTATTCAACCGAAGCCTCCAAACCACTTCTGCATCCCTCAAGAAATAAGTGAATTTTTCCAGTCAAATGATACTACCGcgttattagatattattcaaAGA gaAGTAGAGAATCAGCGGAATGAAGAAGAAGAATCCGATTCTGGcgctataaattaa
- the LOC116426505 gene encoding putative E3 ubiquitin-protein ligase makorin-1 isoform X1, producing MADNWTQSVVCRYFKNGMCREGNNCRYHHSQGARNDGSTTETVISGSVPTFNVACRFFKHGICKFGNQCHFRHTVETADNNSANANLVDSSSSGQHTSNTSNSTTVKNVEESACMTEEWVKAPEFVPSPVAGSSSASEASTTLGTSMSSSLPLSYAQAVNPSGQASSLSVEPLCPYAVATGICKKRNCTYLHGDICELCNRAALHPHNEDLRKKHTNACVKQHEVDMELSFAIQRSREKSCGVCFEIVMEKASGEQRFGILPNCNHCFCLSCIRKWRKAKQFDNKIIRACPECRVTSDFVCPSMYWVDTKEEKEKLIMDYKCALSTKDCKYFNKGRGKCPFGNKCFYLHALPDGTKTDVGPPVRQRRNADVEFDILREFFLWDFVEERDDRWIYDLELADIVTVFSDSEDSDWSGYELSYE from the exons ATGGCCGACAATTGGACACAGAGCGTTGTTTGCCG TTACTTCAAAAATGGTATGTGCAGAGAAGGAAATAATTGCAGGTATCACCATAGCCAAGGAGCTAGAAACGATGGAAGTACCACAGAAACAGTAATATCCGGGTCTGTTCCAACTTTTAATGTTGCTTGTCGCTTTTTTAAGCATGGCATCTGTAAATTTGGAAACCAGTGCCATTTTCGTCACACTGTTGAAACAGCTGATAATAATTCAGCGAATGCAAATTTGGTAGATAGTTCTTCATCTGGGCAACATACTTCAAATACTTCAAATTCAACAACAGTAAAAAATGT TGAAGAAAGTGCCTGTATGACAGAAGAATGGGTGAAAGCACCAGAATTTGTACCTTCGCCTGTTGCTGGTTCTTCTTCGGCAAGTGAGGCTTCTACTACTTTAGGAACATCTATGAGCTCTTCATTGCCATTATCTTATGCACAAGCGGTTAATCCTTCTGGTCAAGCATCCAGTCTATCTGTAGAGCCTCTTTGCCCATATGCAGTAGCAACTGGAATTTGTAAAAAACGTAATTGTACATACTTACATGGGGACATTTGTGAATTATGCAATCGTGCCGCGCTTCATCCACACAATGAAGATCTTCGAAAGAAGCATACGaat gcGTGCGTTAAACAGCATGAAGTAGATATGGAGCTTTCATTTGCAATTCAGCGTAGCAGAGAAAAGTCTTGTGGAGTATGCTTTGAGATAGTAATGGAGAAAGCATCAGGTGAACAAAGATTTGGTATTCTACCAAATTGTAATCATTGCTTTTGTCTAAGTTGTATTAGAAAATGGAGAAAAGCTAAACAGTTTGACAACAAGATCATTAGAGCTTGTCCAGAATGTCGTGTCACTTCTGACTTCGTGTGTCCGAGCATGTACTGGGTAGATAcaaaggaagagaaagagaaattaataatgGACTACAAATGCGCATTAAG CACCAAAGattgcaaatatttcaataaaggaCGTGGCAAATGTCCCTTTGGTAACAAATGCTTTTACCTCCATGCACTTCCCGATGGTACTAAAACAGATGTTGGTCCACCCGTTCGTCAACGACGTAATGCCGATGTAGAATTTGATATCTTACGT gAATTTTTCTTGTGGGACTTCGTTGAAGAGAGAGATGATCGTTGGATATACGATTTGGAACTTGCGGATATTGTTACCGTATTTTCAGATTCGGAGGACTCTGACTGGTCTGGATATGAACTTTCTTATGAGTAG
- the LOC116426505 gene encoding putative E3 ubiquitin-protein ligase makorin-1 isoform X3, whose protein sequence is MYHHSQGARNDGSTTETVISGSVPTFNVACRFFKHGICKFGNQCHFRHTVETADNNSANANLVDSSSSGQHTSNTSNSTTVKNVEESACMTEEWVKAPEFVPSPVAGSSSASEASTTLGTSMSSSLPLSYAQAVNPSGQASSLSVEPLCPYAVATGICKKRNCTYLHGDICELCNRAALHPHNEDLRKKHTNACVKQHEVDMELSFAIQRSREKSCGVCFEIVMEKASGEQRFGILPNCNHCFCLSCIRKWRKAKQFDNKIIRACPECRVTSDFVCPSMYWVDTKEEKEKLIMDYKCALSTKDCKYFNKGRGKCPFGNKCFYLHALPDGTKTDVGPPVRQRRNADVEFDILREFFLWDFVEERDDRWIYDLELADIVTVFSDSEDSDWSGYELSYE, encoded by the exons AT GTATCACCATAGCCAAGGAGCTAGAAACGATGGAAGTACCACAGAAACAGTAATATCCGGGTCTGTTCCAACTTTTAATGTTGCTTGTCGCTTTTTTAAGCATGGCATCTGTAAATTTGGAAACCAGTGCCATTTTCGTCACACTGTTGAAACAGCTGATAATAATTCAGCGAATGCAAATTTGGTAGATAGTTCTTCATCTGGGCAACATACTTCAAATACTTCAAATTCAACAACAGTAAAAAATGT TGAAGAAAGTGCCTGTATGACAGAAGAATGGGTGAAAGCACCAGAATTTGTACCTTCGCCTGTTGCTGGTTCTTCTTCGGCAAGTGAGGCTTCTACTACTTTAGGAACATCTATGAGCTCTTCATTGCCATTATCTTATGCACAAGCGGTTAATCCTTCTGGTCAAGCATCCAGTCTATCTGTAGAGCCTCTTTGCCCATATGCAGTAGCAACTGGAATTTGTAAAAAACGTAATTGTACATACTTACATGGGGACATTTGTGAATTATGCAATCGTGCCGCGCTTCATCCACACAATGAAGATCTTCGAAAGAAGCATACGaat gcGTGCGTTAAACAGCATGAAGTAGATATGGAGCTTTCATTTGCAATTCAGCGTAGCAGAGAAAAGTCTTGTGGAGTATGCTTTGAGATAGTAATGGAGAAAGCATCAGGTGAACAAAGATTTGGTATTCTACCAAATTGTAATCATTGCTTTTGTCTAAGTTGTATTAGAAAATGGAGAAAAGCTAAACAGTTTGACAACAAGATCATTAGAGCTTGTCCAGAATGTCGTGTCACTTCTGACTTCGTGTGTCCGAGCATGTACTGGGTAGATAcaaaggaagagaaagagaaattaataatgGACTACAAATGCGCATTAAG CACCAAAGattgcaaatatttcaataaaggaCGTGGCAAATGTCCCTTTGGTAACAAATGCTTTTACCTCCATGCACTTCCCGATGGTACTAAAACAGATGTTGGTCCACCCGTTCGTCAACGACGTAATGCCGATGTAGAATTTGATATCTTACGT gAATTTTTCTTGTGGGACTTCGTTGAAGAGAGAGATGATCGTTGGATATACGATTTGGAACTTGCGGATATTGTTACCGTATTTTCAGATTCGGAGGACTCTGACTGGTCTGGATATGAACTTTCTTATGAGTAG
- the sstn gene encoding stepping stone — MVMAGNENTSGSSTEDSLSTRLQWLRQRREALQEKLAQKNNELKNLCVEEAELTGVLPSEIPLEPGESPPVFRKRVGTAFSYPQNLINKLQTNEVEESTLELERQVQIGIVEAALGIVNDPTETKAVRRKHRLVYQQSQRKLQELEARLNFIRQSRSKTHQSVQVQHNAVYNTQPHLYTNVKHRTKKPRPPLDGTVNDGNPKATRGLLQEGGISLSPLGSEDKCSTYPGHVYDDQLLVSNSCNHGHVGAYCSPVSDQRQNIKIIEHDHNDNQNIYILPDQYRMRTYSHGSGGSRSQNHYQESEKLYRPLPNTYTEEERQMRYRQIQQQQIQEQTHNYQYNDYKHLDNDVQRRSGQEYYDRDFRTIHYMHMPEFPVYHKNNSQPQTLLRRDRDSAGSKNLRYTDSSNETQIPTGYWMRYEDEIIWCPDDQPIADRFGSLDRRKRNAVQHTASMGADIQPRYRTVSIGCGKNSCVPSHQNASVHLLPLSEHTSTNNKMLLRTQSLGSVEKWHSSHLHELHDGKDTTDNVSRKGKEKEWYETSLDSGTNPGLDLGLVSSHKNIHYQSAASACSKLPSASSSEDGKNNYMPPVNHRKTDIITAESEQHLQPPSSTRYEQTRKKVLEIPAESKSSQETAEETIRLGSSQNCTIVQAGKYQPYREVTKPFEMSDFYKYSTKFRKRNEGNGQNSSSEAQDDSRGTHYTGTDLHGELEALNAPQNGSVAGSVQKRIYQPVQRMTCQPYLASLR; from the exons atgg TGATGGCAGGGAACGAAAATACCTCTGGATCTTCGACGGAAGATTCATTGTCCACAAGATTACAGTGGCTTCGCCAACGTCGGGAAGCACTGCAAGAGAAGTTAGCTcaaaaaaataatgaacttaAAAACTTATGTGTTGAAGAAGCAGAATTAACTGGTGTTTTGCCATCAGAAATTCCATTGGAGCCAGGAGAAAGCCCACCAGTATTTCGTAAAAGAGTGGGAACAGCATTTTCTTATCCacagaatttaattaacaaattacaaacaaatgaaGTT GAGGAATCTACCTTGGAGTTAGAACGGCAAGTTCAAATTGGTATAGTAGAAGCTGCCTTAGGTATTGTAAATGATCCCACAGAAACCAAGGCGGTACGTCGTAAACACAGGCTAGTCTATCAACAAAGTCAGCGCAAACTTCAAGAATTGGAAGCACGATTAAATTTCATAAGGCAAAGCCGTAGCAAAACTCATCAGTCTGTACAAGTTCAGCACAATGCAGTTTATAATACTCAGCCGCATTTATATACCAATGTAAAACACAGAACAAAAAAGCCTCGCCCACCGTTGGATGGCACAG TGAACGACGGAAATCCGAAAGCTACGAGAGGTTTACTTCAAGAAGGTGGTATAAGCTTAAGTCCACTAGGTTCGGAAGACAAATGTAGCACATACCCTGGACACGTATACGATGACCAACTCCTAGTATCTAATAGCTGTAATCACGGTCATGTAGGTGCTTACTGTTCTCCGGTATCCGATCAGcgacaaaatatcaaaataatagaGCACGATCATAACGATaaccaaaatatttatatattaccgGACCAATACCGGATGCGAACATACTCGCATGGTAGCGGCGGATCGCGCAGTCAAAATCACTATCAAGAGAGCGAGAAGTTATATCGCCCGTTGCCAAACACGTATACCGAGGAAGAAAGACAAATGCGGTATCGTCAAATTCAGCAACAGCAAATTCAAGAACAAACTCATAATTATCAATACAACGATTATAAACACTTGGATAATGACGTTCAGCGAAGATCCGGTCAAGAATATTACGACAGAGATTTTCGTACGATACATTACATGCACATGCCCGAATTTCCTGTTTACCATAAAAACAACTCTCAACCACAGACCCTGCTGAGACGGGATCGAGACTCTGCTGGAAGTAAAAATTTGCGGTACACAGATTCATCAAATGAAACGCAAATACCGACAGGTTATTGGATGCGGTACGAGGACGAAATCATCTGGTGTCCCGATGATCAGCCTATCGCGGATAGATTCGGTAGCTTAGACCGAAGGAAGCGTAACGCTGTACAACATACTGCCAGTATGGGGGCCGATATACAGCCGCGATATCGTACGGTGTCTATTGGATGCGGCAAAAACTCTTGCGTTCCGTCTCATCAAAACGCTTCTGTTCATTTGCTGCCATTATCCGAACACACCTCGACTAACAATAAAATGTTGCTTCGCACGCAATCATTAGGCAGCGTGGAGAAGTGGCATTCAAGTCATTTGCACGAACTGCATGATGGTAAGGATACGACGGATAATGTTAGTCgcaaaggaaaagagaaagaatggTACGAAACCTCATTGGACTCGGGCACAAATCCAGGACTAGATCTCGGTTTAGTAAGTTCGCATAAGAATATTCATTATCAGTCCGCAGCGTCCGCATGCTCCAAACTACCTAGTGCTAGCAGTTCTGAGGAtggaaagaataattatatgcCTCCTGTGAATCATCGTAAGACTGACATAATTACTGCCGAAAGTGAACAGCATTTACAACCGCCATCGTCGACTCGGTACGAACAAACGCGAAAGAAAGTGCTTGAAATCCCAGCCGAGTCGAAATCGTCTCAAGAGACGGCTGAAGAAACGATTCGTTTGGGATCGTCGCAGAATTGCACGATCGTTCAGGCTGGGAAATATCAGCCTTACAGGGAAGTCACGAAACCTTTCGAGAtgtctgatttttataaatactctACCAAGTTCCGTAAGAGAAACGAAGGGAACGGACAAAATTCTTCGAGCGAAGCACAAGACGATTCTCGGGGAACGCATTACACGGGAACAGATCTTCATGGAGAGTTGGAAGCATTGAACGCTCCACAAAATGGATCGGTTGCCGGTTCGGTTCAAAAAAGAATCTATCAGCCGGTTCAACGAATGACATGTCAACCGTATCTCGCGTCATTAAGATAA
- the LOC116426905 gene encoding translation initiation factor eIF2 assembly protein isoform X3 encodes MENLILRYTNMVCDLKPECSFTSWYPQFHKDSLEARILNVPNDVLEYLEYDAFLLPVEATNEPVESEVWTDSITGEEYSPELPPTFPEFSQRIQDVIDEYGAVFVKSNWSSPSDATWIAPTKTLKCKTLEEVYLLLKGSDRIAKDLNKIKSYTNRGIPLEFCLILKQWRDINPCTEFRCFVVKNELIAISQRDISQYHSYNESEKYNIQTDIKSLFMERIKDKFPLNDYSFDVIRYKKEKVKIVDFGPLDESSIKGTLFTYEELQNQIIDTPEFRFIGEEIGIQPKPPNHFCIPQEISEFFQSNDTTALLDIIQREVENQRNEEEESDSGAIN; translated from the exons atggaaaatttaattcttcGAT ACACTAATATGGTCTGTGATCTGAAACCCGAATGCTCATTTACATCATGGTATCCACAATTTCACAAAGATTCCTTGGAAGCCAGAATTCTTAATGTTCCCAATGACGTACTCGAGTATTTGGAATATGATGCATTTCTTTTACCTGTCGAGGCAACAAACGAGCCTGTAGAAAGTGAAGTATGGACAGATTCAATAACAGGTGAAGAG TATTCGCCTGAACTTCCACCAACATTTCCAGAATTCAGTCAGAGAATTCAAGATGTCATAGATGAATATGGTGCAGTTTTTGTTAAGAGCAATTGGAGTTCACCTTCT gaTGCAACTTGGATTGCACCCACCAAAACTCTTAAGTGCAAAACTCTAGAAGAGGTGTACTTATTACTGAAGGGTTCTGATAGAATTGCGaaggatttaaataaaattaaaagttacaCAAACAGAGGCATTCCTTTGGAGTTTTGTCTTATATTGAAACAATGGAGAGACATTAATCCCTGCACTGAATTTCGATGCTTTGTGGTAAAAAATGAACTCATAG CAATCAGTCAACGAGATATATCACAGTACCACAGCTACAATGAATCAGAAAAATACAACATTCAAACAGATATTAAAAGCTTGTTCATGGAGCGTATCAAAGACAAGTTTCCATTGAATGATT ATTCGTTTGATGTAATTCGCtacaagaaagaaaaagtaaagaTTGTTGACTTTGGTCCTTTGGATGAATCATCGATCAAAGGTACGCTCTTTACGTACGAAGAGTTACAAAACCAGATTATTGACACACCAGAATTTCGATTTATCGGTGAAGAGATCGGTATTCAACCGAAGCCTCCAAACCACTTCTGCATCCCTCAAGAAATAAGTGAATTTTTCCAGTCAAATGATACTACCGcgttattagatattattcaaAGA gaAGTAGAGAATCAGCGGAATGAAGAAGAAGAATCCGATTCTGGcgctataaattaa